One window of the Chitinimonas sp. BJYL2 genome contains the following:
- a CDS encoding HU family DNA-binding protein, which translates to MNKSELIDAIAAEAQISKAAAGKALDATIAAVTTALKGGEMVTLVGFGTFYVGERSARNGRNPRTGATIKIKSAKQPKFRAGKSLKDAVQ; encoded by the coding sequence GTGAATAAGTCGGAACTGATTGATGCCATCGCCGCCGAAGCCCAGATTTCCAAGGCCGCCGCCGGTAAAGCCCTCGATGCAACCATCGCTGCCGTAACGACCGCGCTCAAAGGCGGCGAGATGGTGACCCTGGTTGGCTTTGGCACGTTTTACGTAGGTGAACGCAGTGCCCGCAACGGTCGCAATCCGCGTACCGGCGCCACTATCAAGATCAAATCTGCCAAGCAACCCAAGTTCCGTGCTGGCAAGTCGCTGAAAGATGCCGTACAATAG